A portion of the Etheostoma cragini isolate CJK2018 chromosome 13, CSU_Ecrag_1.0, whole genome shotgun sequence genome contains these proteins:
- the LOC117956053 gene encoding enteropeptidase-like, with translation MTLSACGDRNVTNAPREMDQSAEREPGDVTGKMDQSPERKPGDSRVVGGANAMKGAWPWIVSLHWRGRHVCGASLIGRDWLLTAAHCVYGKNMHLQWWAALLGLHAQSDVAADVQTRAVDRIVINPLYNRQTKQADIAMMHLQQPISFSRQ, from the exons ATGACTCTTTCAGCCTGTGGGGATAGGAACGTCACTAATGCACCGAGGGAGATGGACCAATCAGCAGAGAGGGAACCTGGTGATGTCACCGGGAAGATGGACCAATCACCAGAGAGGAAACCTG GTGACAGCAGAGTGGTGGGCGGGGCTAACGCTATGAAGGGGGCGTGGCCGTGGATCGTGTCTCTCCATTGGCGAGGACGTCACGTGTGTGGAGCGTCTCTGATTGGTCGAGACTGGCTGCTGACTGCTGCACACTGCGTCTACGG gAAGAACATGCACCTGCAGTGGTGGGCGGCGCTGCTCGGCCTCCACGCTCAGAGCGACGTCGCCGCCGACGTCCAGACCCGAGCAGTCGATCGCATCGTCATCAACCCGCTGTACAACAGACAGACCAAACAGGCCGACATCGCCATGATGCAtctgcagcagccaatcagcttctCGCGTCAGTAA